DNA sequence from the Candidatus Eisenbacteria bacterium genome:
CCGAGCTTCTGGGCAATCGGGTGCCGCACTCAAGGCGGGTCGCGATCGAGCAGGCGGAGATGGCGGTCCATGTCGCTCGCGTGCAGCCGGAGCGCCGGGAAGAGATACGCGCGAGCGTGAGGGATCCTGAGCTTCTCAAGCTGGCGGAGGAGGGCCGTCTGAACGCGTCCCAGCATCCCAGCCTTGAGGAGTGTCGCCGCCTGCCGGGACTGAAGAGGGTGGTCTACACGAGCAGCGTGACGACTATCGGTCTCCCGCGCGGCACGGAGCCCGGGAGTCCGCGGCGCCGGCTCGCGACGGAGGCCGACCGCTATGACCTCGCCCCGCATCCCTCGCCCTACTTCGAGTGCAAGCATCTTCTCGAGGCTGTCGTCGCGCGCTCGGCGAACGAGGGGCTGCCCGCGGTGATCGTCAATCCGACTCTGGTCGTGGGAGCCCGGGACGCGCATCTGACGACGGGCCGCCTTCTCATCCCCGTCGCGCGGGGAAAGATGCCCTTCTATCTTCGCGGCCGGATCGACGCCGTGGCGGCGCGGGACGTGGGAGAGGCACACGTCCTGGCCGCGCTGCGGGGACGCACGGGGCAGCGCTACATCGTGGGCGGCGAGTCTCATTCCCTGCGGGGTTTCCTCGGGATGGTGGCGGAGGAAGCGGGCAGACGGCCGCCGTTTCTTCCCGTTCCGACCTTCGCGGCCGAACCCGTGGCTCTCTTGAGCGAGTGGCTGGCCCTGCGCGGGAAGAAAGAGTGGCCGCTC
Encoded proteins:
- a CDS encoding NAD-dependent epimerase/dehydratase family protein, giving the protein MLIIEGPAEDLDLPRDHFEEELNPVAGELRGLRALVLGGTGLIGSHIVASLLERGCSVRILSRAGQAKRAPALDGLSPLEMLAGSLEDAASLRAALDGMDLLFHAAGPYPTRHLGMGRMIRRAVTEMETLLDICRDLAPSELLGNRVPHSRRVAIEQAEMAVHVARVQPERREEIRASVRDPELLKLAEEGRLNASQHPSLEECRRLPGLKRVVYTSSVTTIGLPRGTEPGSPRRRLATEADRYDLAPHPSPYFECKHLLEAVVARSANEGLPAVIVNPTLVVGARDAHLTTGRLLIPVARGKMPFYLRGRIDAVAARDVGEAHVLAALRGRTGQRYIVGGESHSLRGFLGMVAEEAGRRPPFLPVPTFAAEPVALLSEWLALRGKKEWPLFPMHGLRMLRNTPETDDSLARVELGVPRSSLREAVRSALEWYRKERLL